A single genomic interval of Candidatus Methylomirabilis sp. harbors:
- the prcB gene encoding proteasome subunit beta: MHSFFDSMVPGSSFFDLLRQSRSDLLPQMQIQPEGLSQAEIRELKESPHGTTILALKYRDGAILAGDRQATEGYQVSSRRIEKVFKADDHSAIAIAGVAGPCIEMAKLFEVELTHYEKLEGVMLSLEGKANKLSQMIKANLPMAMQGLVVIPLFVGYDVRNGEGKIFKYDVTGGRYEETDYYATGSGGKDARSTMKKLYRAGMTEDEAIAVGLEALIDAAEEDVGTGGPDFVRGIFPTVKLAAMAGLQDVAETRIREICQAIIDRRREAERGA; this comes from the coding sequence ATGCACTCGTTCTTCGATTCCATGGTTCCGGGTTCGAGTTTTTTTGACCTGCTTCGGCAGAGCCGGTCGGACCTTCTGCCGCAGATGCAGATCCAGCCGGAAGGGCTGTCGCAGGCCGAGATCCGGGAACTGAAGGAGAGCCCTCACGGGACCACCATCCTGGCCTTGAAGTACCGAGATGGGGCGATCCTCGCAGGAGATCGGCAGGCGACCGAGGGCTACCAGGTCTCGTCGCGACGAATCGAGAAGGTATTCAAGGCGGATGATCACTCAGCCATCGCCATCGCGGGCGTTGCCGGCCCGTGCATCGAGATGGCCAAACTGTTTGAGGTGGAGCTTACCCACTACGAAAAACTAGAGGGTGTGATGCTCTCGTTGGAGGGTAAGGCAAATAAGTTGTCACAGATGATCAAAGCCAACCTGCCGATGGCGATGCAAGGGCTGGTGGTGATCCCACTCTTTGTCGGCTATGATGTCAGAAACGGTGAGGGCAAGATCTTCAAGTACGACGTGACCGGCGGCAGGTACGAGGAAACGGATTACTATGCCACCGGGTCAGGCGGGAAAGACGCCCGTTCCACTATGAAGAAGCTCTATCGGGCCGGCATGACTGAGGATGAAGCGATAGCGGTCGGGCTGGAGGCGCTGATTGACGCCGCGGAGGAGGATGTCGGGACCGGGGGTCCGGATTTCGTTCGCGGAATCTTTCCTACGGTGAAGCTCGCTGCCATGGCGGGTCTGCAGGATGTGGCGGAGACCCGCATCAGGGAGATCTGCCAGGCCATCATCGATCGCCGCCGGGAAGCCGAGCGAGGAGCATGA
- the prcA gene encoding proteasome subunit alpha, with protein MALPYYVSPEQMMQDKAEYARKGIAKGKSIIVLEYTDGMLLVAENPSASLNKISEIYDRIAFAGAGRYSEFENLRKAGIRYADLKGFAYDREDVTAKSLANAYSQTIGNIFSEAMKPLEVEILVVEVADGGLPNELYRIAFDGSIGDEKGFVAIGGQAEELRLHLKDKYEAGLDQKAALRLATGALEAVSNVKVKPQSLEVAVLERSRTGRKFRRLSHNDLTAILTDTEQ; from the coding sequence ATGGCGCTACCCTATTATGTGTCGCCAGAGCAGATGATGCAGGATAAGGCGGAGTATGCCCGAAAGGGCATCGCCAAGGGGAAATCGATTATCGTGCTGGAGTATACTGACGGAATGCTGCTGGTAGCCGAGAACCCCAGCGCCTCGCTCAATAAGATCTCCGAGATTTACGACCGGATCGCCTTTGCCGGCGCCGGGAGGTACAGCGAGTTCGAGAATCTGCGCAAGGCGGGGATTCGCTATGCGGACCTGAAGGGGTTCGCGTATGATCGGGAAGACGTGACGGCCAAGTCACTCGCCAATGCCTACTCTCAGACTATCGGAAATATTTTCAGTGAAGCGATGAAGCCGTTGGAGGTGGAGATCCTGGTGGTGGAGGTGGCCGATGGAGGGCTACCCAACGAGTTGTACCGGATTGCCTTTGACGGCAGCATCGGTGATGAAAAGGGATTTGTCGCGATCGGGGGACAAGCCGAAGAACTGCGGCTGCACCTGAAGGACAAATATGAGGCAGGGCTTGATCAGAAGGCTGCCCTGAGGCTGGCCACAGGGGCGCTGGAAGCCGTGAGCAACGTGAAGGTCAAGCCGCAGAGTCTGGAGGTGGCGGTTCTGGAGCGCAGTCGGACCGGTCGGAAGTTCCGTCGCCTTTCCCACAACGA